The sequence CCAGCATCTGCGTCAACGGCCTGTGCGGTATAAGCCCCGCATAGGCCTGTTGCCACGACAGGCGGTGCGCCTCGGAAATGGCGCGCGCATCATGCGGCTCGGCACGGCGAACATCGATGGATAACGTTTTCATAACGCGATTCTGGCCCCGGCCACGGAAACTTGCCAGTCATAAAGGTTAACGCCGGCGAGCTTACCCACAGCCTATTCATGTGGACGACCGATAAAAATTAACGCATCCTTAACCTTCGGCACAAGCGCCTTTCGACTCATGCACACATAAAAACGAATGCATAAAAAAACCCGGCGCGAAGCCGGGTTTTTCGAAAACAGGGATCGAACCGATCAGCTGGCGGCAAGCTTTGCCTTTTCGAAGCGCTTGCGGTCATTCGGGTCGAGGTAGAGCTTGCGAAGACGGATCGACTTCGGCGTGACTTCAACGAGCTCGTCATCCTGGATCCAGGACAGCGCGCGCTCCAGCGTGAACTTGATCGGCGGCGTGAGCTTCACGGCCTCATCCTTGCCGGCGGCGCGGATGTTGGTCAGCTTCTTGCCCTTCAGCACGTTCACGTCGAGGTCGTTGTCACGGCTGTGAATGCCGATGATCATGCCCGCATAAACCTTTTCGCCAGCGTCGATGATCATCGGGCCGCGATCTTCAAGGTTGAACAGGGCATAGGCAACGGCTTCGCCCGACTCGTTCGACAGCAGAACGCCGTTGACGCGGCCGCCGATCTCACCCTTGTAAGGCTGGTAGTCGTGGAACAGACGGTTCATCACGGCCGTGCCGCGCGTGTCGGTCAGAAGTTCCGACTGGTAACCGATCAGGCCGCGGGTCGGCGCGAAGAAGACCAGACGGACGCGGTTGCCGCCCGAAGGACGAAGCTCGACCATCTCGGCCTTGCGCTCAGACATCTTCTGAACGACGACGCCGGAATGTTCCTCATCCACGTCGATCACGACTTCTTCGACCGGCTCCATCAGCTGGCCGTTTTCATCCTTGTGCATGACAACGCGCGGACGCGACACGGCAAGTTCGAAGCCTTCGCGGCGCATGTTTTCGATCAGAACCGCCAGCTGCAATTCGCCGCGGCCAGACACGAAGAACGAATCCTTGTCGGCGGATTCCTCGATCTTCAGCGCAACGTTGCCTTCGGCTTCCTTGAACAGACGGTCGCGAATGACGCGGCTCGTGACCTTGTCGCCTTCGGTGCCGGCGAGCGGCGAATCGTTGACGATGAAGGACATGGTGACGGTCGGCGGATCGATCGGCTGCGCCTGCATGGGTTCCATGACGGCAGGATCGCAGAAAGTATCGGCGACGGTGCCCTTGGAGAGACCGGCGATGGCGACGATATCGCCCGCATGGGCTTCCTCGATGGAGGTGCGCTCAATGCCGCGGAAAGCGAGGATCTTCGAGATACGACCGTTTTCGATCAGCTTGCCGTCCTGGCCGAGAACCTTGACCGCCTGGTTCGGCTTGATCGAACCGGAAGCGATACGGCCGGTGATGATGCGGCCGAGGAAGTTGTTGGCTTCGAGGATCGTGCCGATCATGCGGAACGGGCCTTCTTCGACCTTGGGCTCGGGCACGTGCTTGACGACGAGATCGAGAAGCGGCGCAAGACCCTCATCGGTCGGGCCTTCCGGATTGACGTTCATCCAGCCGGAGCGGCCGGAACCGTAAAGGATCGGGAAGTCGAGCTGCTCGTCGGTGGCGTCGAGAGCCGCGAAGAGGTCGAACACCTCGTTGACGACTTCCTCGTGGCGGGCATCCGGACGGTCGATCTTGTTGATGGCAACGATCGGGCGAAGACCAACCTTCAGCGCCTTGCCGACCACGAACTTGGTCTGCGGCATCGGGCCTTCGGCAGCGTCGACGAGAACAATGGCGCCATCCACCATCGACAGGATACGCTCGACTTCACCGCCGAAGTCGGCGTGGCCGGGGGTGTCGACGATGTTGATGCGGGTATCTTTCCACTCGATCGAGGTCGCCTTGGCGAGAATGGTGATGCCGCGCTCTTTTTCGATGTCGTTGGAATCCATCACGCGTTCCATCACGCGCTGGTTTTCACGGAACGAACCGGATTGCTTCAGAAGCTCGTCAACAAGCGTCGTTTTTCCATGGTCAACGTGCGCGATGATCGCGATGTTGCGAAGTGCCATTGTTTAAAATCTCTGAGGTTGGGCGCTATATTGATGAGAAACGCCAATTTAGTTTGGCGCGCTCATAACCTTTTTTTTGCAAATGCGAAAGGGGGGCTCATATCATAAGCCCCCTGCGCCCAGCTTCTAGCTCAGAATTATGACAGTCTCTTATAGGAGACCGCGCTTCGAAAGCATGGCATCCGGGCTCGGCATCTTGCCACGAAAGGCGAGATAAGCCTCCTCGGGATCGATCGAACCGCCGACGGAATAGATATTGTCCTTCAGCCGGCGCGCCATCTCGCCGTCAAAGGCATTGCCGGTTTCCTCGAAAGCCGAAAAGGCGTCCGCGTCCAGCACTTCCGACCACATGTAGGAATAATAGCCGGCGGAGTAGCCGTCGCCCGAGAAAACATGCTGGAAATGCGGTGT comes from Rhizobium rhizogenes and encodes:
- the typA gene encoding translational GTPase TypA, which translates into the protein MALRNIAIIAHVDHGKTTLVDELLKQSGSFRENQRVMERVMDSNDIEKERGITILAKATSIEWKDTRINIVDTPGHADFGGEVERILSMVDGAIVLVDAAEGPMPQTKFVVGKALKVGLRPIVAINKIDRPDARHEEVVNEVFDLFAALDATDEQLDFPILYGSGRSGWMNVNPEGPTDEGLAPLLDLVVKHVPEPKVEEGPFRMIGTILEANNFLGRIITGRIASGSIKPNQAVKVLGQDGKLIENGRISKILAFRGIERTSIEEAHAGDIVAIAGLSKGTVADTFCDPAVMEPMQAQPIDPPTVTMSFIVNDSPLAGTEGDKVTSRVIRDRLFKEAEGNVALKIEESADKDSFFVSGRGELQLAVLIENMRREGFELAVSRPRVVMHKDENGQLMEPVEEVVIDVDEEHSGVVVQKMSERKAEMVELRPSGGNRVRLVFFAPTRGLIGYQSELLTDTRGTAVMNRLFHDYQPYKGEIGGRVNGVLLSNESGEAVAYALFNLEDRGPMIIDAGEKVYAGMIIGIHSRDNDLDVNVLKGKKLTNIRAAGKDEAVKLTPPIKFTLERALSWIQDDELVEVTPKSIRLRKLYLDPNDRKRFEKAKLAAS